From a single Mobula birostris isolate sMobBir1 chromosome 13, sMobBir1.hap1, whole genome shotgun sequence genomic region:
- the LOC140207120 gene encoding uncharacterized protein: MAHQRVHTGERPFACSDCGKGFTLSSQLLRHQSVHTGEWPFTCSDCGKGFSESSQLKVHQRVHTGEKPFTCSDCGKGFTQSSQLLRHQSVHTGEWPFTCSDCGKGFSESSQLKVHQRVHTGERPFTCSDCGKGFTCSSKLKVHQRVHTGERPFSCLLCGKGFTQLASLQAHQSVHTGDRPFTCSDCGKGFTLSSQLNIHQQVHAGERPFTCSDCGKGFTLLSQLKVHQRVHTGERPFTCSVCGKGFIQSSNLKLHQRVHTGERPFTCSDCGKGFAESSQLKVHQRVHTGERPFTCADCGKGFTLSSQLKLHQRVHTGERPFTCSVCGKGFIRSSQLKVHQRVHTGERPFTCSDCGKGFTESSQLKVHQRVHTGERPFSCSDCGKGFTQLSSLQIHQSVHTGERPFICSDCAKGFTRSSELKVHQRVHTGEKPFTCSDCGKGFTSSSQLKVHQRVHTGERPFTCSDCGKGFIRSSQLKLHQRVHTGERPFTCSDCGKGFTESSQLMVHQRVHTGERPFTCSVCGKGFIRSFNLKLHQRVHTGEKPFTCSVCGKGFTQSSHRLRHQRVHTV; encoded by the coding sequence atggctcaccagcgagttcacacaggagagaggccattcgcctgctcagactgtgggaagggattcactttgtcatctcagttactgagacaccagtcagttcacaccggagagtggccattcacctgctcagactgtgggaagggattctctgaatcatctcaactgaaggtacatcagcgagttcacactggagagaaaccattcacctgctcggactgtgggaagggattcactcagtcatctcagttactgagacaccagtcagttcacaccggagagtggccattcacctgctcagactgtgggaagggattctctgaatcatctcaactgaaggtacatcagcgagttcacaccggagagaggccattcacctgctcagactgtgggaagggattcacttgctcatccaaactgaaggtgcatcagcgagttcacactggagagaggccattctcctgcttgttgtgtgggaagggattcacacagttagctagcctacaagcacaccagtcagttcacactggggacaggccgttcacctgctcagactgtgggaagggattcactttgtcatctcaactgaacatacatcagcaagttcacgctggtgagaggccgttcacctgctcagactgtgggaagggattcactttgttatctcaactgaaggtacatcagcgagttcacacaggggagaggccattcacctgctcagtctgtgggaaaggattcattcagtcatctaaTCTGAagctacatcagcgagttcacactggggagaggccattcacctgctcagactgtgggaagggattcgctgaatcatctcaactgaaggtacatcagcgagttcacaccggagagaggccgttcacgtgcgcagactgtgggaaaggatttactctgtcatctcaactgaagttacatcagcgagttcacacaggggagaggccgttcacctgctcagtctgtgggaaaggattcattaggtcatctcaactgaaggtacatcagcgagttcacactggagagaggccattcacctgctcagactgtgggaagggattcactgaatcatctcaactgaaggtacatcagcgagttcacactggagagaggccattctcctgctcagactgtgggaagggattcacacagttatCTAGCCTACAaatacaccagtcagttcacactggggagaggccgttcatctgctcagactgtgcgaagggattcactcgatcatcggaactgaaggtacatcagcgagttcacactggagaaaagcctttcacctgctcagactgtgggaagggattcacttcgtcatctcaactgaaggtacatcagcgagttcacactggagagaggccattcacctgctcagactgtggaaagggattcattaggtcatctcaactgaagctacatcagcgagttcacactggggagaggccattcacctgctcagactgtgggaagggattcactgaatcatctcAACTgatggtacatcagcgagttcacacaggggagaggccattcacctgctcagtctgtgggaaaggattcattagGTCATTTAATCTGAagctacatcagcgagttcacactggagaaaagcctttcacctgctcagtctgtgggaagggattcactcagtcatctcatcgactgagacaccagcgagttcacactgtgTAG